agaaaaattgattaaaaatatatatatacatattggccaggcgcaatggctcacgcttgtaatcccagcactttgggaggctgaggagagcgaatcacctgagatcaggagttcaagaccagcctgagatcacatgactgcactccagccaaggcgacagagtgagactccatctaaaaaaaaaaaaaaattgtgttgctTGACCATGAGTCTAATTAAGAGCTACCTTAATGTGAACTGGAAGGAAATGGAAGTCCAAGACAGACCTTGGAAAACTCTGATATTGAAGGGATGGTCACAGAAAGAAAAGCCAGCAAAGAAAACCAGGGAAGAATTATAACAGAGTTGTATCATGGAAGCCAAGAGAGAAAAGATTTTCAGGAAGGAAAGGATTGTCAACAgtgctgtcttagtccattttgtgctggtataacagaataccacagactaggtcaTTTATAATGAGCAGAAATGTATTAACTCATCATTAtggtggctgggaagtccaagatcaaggggctggcATCTGGCGAGGGCCTTCTTGCTTCTCACTGTGTTAttccatggcagaagggcaaagagagggtgGGGCTGAGGAGAATTAAACTTATCCTTTTATAAGGAACCCATTCCCAAGATAagggcattaatccattcatgaaggtggtgttcccatgacccaaacacctcccattaggccccacttcCCAACACCACTGCATTGGGGATCCAGTTTCCAGCACACGAACTTTGGAGGACGTGTTTAAACTGTAGCAAATGCCAAGTGCTATAGACAGCTCAAGAATGCTGAGTATAGAGAAATAGTTGGTAGAAGTGACACTCAGAAGGCCGCAATGACTGGCGCTTCTTATGTCCACAGGCCTCTCCACCATCAACAAGACTCGTCTTGATTTTCACTTCTCCTCTGATAGAACTGCTGGTGACAGGGAGGTCCAGCAGGCTAGTCTCATGTTCTTTGTGCAGCTCCCTTCCAATACCACTTGGACCTTGAAAGTGAGGGTCCTTGTGCTGGGTCCACATAATACTAACCTCACCTTGGCTACTCAGTACCTGCTAGAGGTGGATGCCAGTGGCTGGCATCAACTCCTCCTGGGGCCTGAAGCTCAAGCTGCCTATAGCCAGGGGCACCTGACCCTGGAGCTGGTACCTGAAGGCCAGGTAGCCCAGAGCTCAGTCATCCTGGGTGGAGCTGCCCATAGGCCTTTTGTGGCAGCCCGGGTGAGAGTTCGGGGCAAACACCGGATTCACCGACGAGGCATCGACTGCCAAGAAGGGTCCAGGATGTGCTGTCGACAAGAGTTTTTTGTGGACTTCCGTGAGATTGGCTGGCACGACTGGATCATCCAGCCTGAGGGCTACGCCATGAACTTCTGCATAGGGCAGTGCCCACTACATGTAGCCGGCATGCCTGGAATTGCGGCCTCCTTTCACACTGCAGTGCTCAATCTTCTCAAGGCCAACACAGCTGCAGGCACCACTGGAGGGGGCTCATGCTGTGTACCCACAGCCCGGCGCCCCCTGTCTCTGCTCTACTACGACAGGGACAGCAACATTGTCAAGACTGACATACCTGACATGGTAGTAGAGGCCTGCGGGTGCAGTTAGTCTATGTGTAGTATGGGCAGCCCAAGGGGGTGTGGGAAAACACTCCCCCACAGAAGTGCACTTCCTTGAGAGGAGGGAATGACCTCATTCTCTGTCCAGAATGTGGACTCCCTCTTCCTGAGCATCTTATGGAAATTACCCCACCTTTGACTTGAAGAAACCTTCATCTAAAAAGAGTCACTGTACCATCTTCCTGACCACTACCCTCTTTCCTAGGGCATGGTCCATCCCACTAGCCTCACGTGCTTAACCCCGACTCCAGGGACTCAGACCCATCTCCAACGATGAGCAAGGCCATCTGGTTCCCAGGCAAAGACACCCTTATCTCACCTTTAATTGACCCCATAACCCACTATGCCTTCCTGTCCTTTCCACTCGATGGTCCCCACTCCAAGATGAGTTGACACAGCCCCTTTCCCCGATTTTTGTGGATCTCCAGAGAGCCCCTTCTTTGGATTCACCAAAGTTTAGATCACTGCTGCCCAAAATAGAGGCTTACGTACCCTCCTCTTTGTTGTGagcccccttccttctttcttgtccAGGTGAACTGCTAAAGGTCTCTTTGCATACCCTCATCCATTTTTTGtccttctctgcctttctctgtgcCCTTAAGGGCTGACTTGCCTGAGCTCTATCACCTGAGCTCCCCTGCCCTCTGGCTTCCTGCTGAGGTCAGGGCATTTCTTATCCCTGCTCCCTCTCTGCATAGGTGCCATGGTTCTCTGTAACTGTGGCTATTCTGTGTCCCTACACTAGTAGCCTGGCTACCCACTTCCATGGCCCCAACTCTGCCTACATTCTGCTGGCACTGTTTCAACACTAGGGGGTCCTAAAGGCTTTCTATCTTGCTAGTCCCTGGGGCCTCAACATCTCTTACTGGTTCCCTTAACTCTGCCTATACCTCTGTAAATAATTCCTTCACTAAGTTCTCTTGATGAAGCAAAACCAGACAGCTGAATGGTCCTCTATCTCCTGCAAGGGCCCTAACTGGCACCCCAGATGACACAGAACCTGCCTGCCTATGCTGTAGTCTGCCTACTCTGCTCTCTCTTCACATGGTCTCCTCAGGACTGAGCTATTGTATCCATCTCACACTTTATGCCTCTTCTTTCTTAGGCACCGATACTTAGTCACCCAGTAAACTGACCAGCTGTGGGCACGCAagcgtgggaggcagaggcacgcTCAGAGCTGCCCATCAGGACCTCTGACTTGCCTTTCTTTCACCCGCCCCCAGTGCTCCACCCAGGAATCCTGCCTGGAATCTGGAATAGGCAAGGGCTGCTGGAGTGGgacagggagaagaggaaggccTGGATGAGGAGAGGGTGGCATTTGCTCTGAGACTGGGTCTTCTTTAGACCTTTGCCCTTCCTCCCCCACATCTCCTCCCTTTGGCTGGACAGTCCTGAACCACGAGGTCGATATTGTCTGCAACCCAAGGCCGAGTTTGCGCAAAACCCATGTGTTCTTTGGTAAATGTGATGTCTGTGTTTGCTCAGCTTATAACCCCCTCCTATGAGGGTAAGAGGTCCCTGAAATAGGAACCCTAGAGGAGAAAGTCTGAAAAGGACTACCTGGGGGACTGTAAATCTGAGCTCAAGGGCTTCCTGAGCAACCCATGGATGTTATTCCACCTTTGACTTGAGGAGACCTTCACCTAAAGAGAATCTAAGGAGGCCTTCTGGTGTCTCCCCCACACACCCCCGGCCCCCAGATCTAACCTCCTTCCCAACTACAGCTTAGTTCCCAGGGCCAAGACTGGGATAAGGCAAAGTGAGTCATTCACCTGGCGGGGGTGCTAAATTTTAAGGGGGTGGTGAAAAATTTATTAATCAAGATAGgactttaatgtaattttttaaaagtcaaaattaatgcaaaaaatccatgatgaataaaatagcctccttttttcttttttttttttttgcgacggagtctcactctgtcacccaggttggagtgcagtggcgcaatctcggctcactgcaagctccgcctcccgggttgacgccattctcctgcctcagcctcccgagtagctgggactacaggcgcccgtcaccacgcccggctaatttttttgtgtttttagtagagacgggatttcaccgcattagccaggatggtctcaatctcctgacctcatgattcgcccgtctcggcctcccaaagtgctgggattacaggtgtgagccacccaccgcGCCCAAAATAgcctacttttaaataaaaacaggatCATCATTATTCCCTTTCTGTTTTGGCTCTGCCTTTTGTAAAAAGGGGAAAGAGTGGGTCTGCCTCcttcaaacattttctcctagagCTTCCTAGCTCCTACCTCTGGACTCCTTCAGGCTTTTCTCATTTGAGCAAGATAACCACTCCCGTTTCACTTATTCTACTTCCTTACCCACCCCCAAGCCTGTCTTCTACTTCCTTACTCACCCCCAAGCCTATCGCtatcccccagcccccaaccagGTTGGTGGTAGGGCAGGCAGTGAGGCAGATGGCTGGGGTATTTATAACCCAGGAGCACTTCTTGGGAAAAGTGACTAAGATGCTAAGAGCGTATTTATAGCTGAGCTCTGACGTAAGTGTCAGTGGGGAGGTagggccaggccaggcacagcagcaaGGAGGTGGGAAGAGCTGGAAATTGGGGGCACTTGACAGTGAGGGTGGGGAGAGATGGGGTCAGTGACTCCTGCAGCCACTTCTTGTCACTTCCCCGACTGCCTACTGATACCAACAGGTAAGCCTTCTGAGGCACCACCATGGATAGATACCTCTGCTTTGCCGACCCGATGTTCCAGACCAGAGCGGGTAGAGGGCTGTCATTTACCAGCCCGACCAACAGAATGGGAGTTGGGAGCTGAGAACACTGGACAGAGCTCTTGAATGTGTTTCAGAACGTGGGGAGAAATGAAGGGTGGACAGGAGGATCTAAGTGTCTCAGTGcgcccccaccccactccacccccaccaAATAGTGCCCTGAGGTTCTAGGAAAAGCCTGGTACATCACCAAGCTCCATTGACACGTGTTTGTATGAGGAAGTCCAAAACCAAAGGTAGCAGTGATGTGGATCCTGAAGACAGTCTCTCTTCTCTGGCAGTGTGATGGGGAAAGAACAGAGGAACCAGCGTGTCCCTGTCTCTTGTGGGTGAGGCAGGGTCCCCAGAGGGAGAGGTCAAGGAGCACTCTTCATTGCTGCGTTTCCCAGAGCTGCCCCTTCCCTGTCCCTGGGAAGCTCCAGCCAGCTACAAGCCAGCTGCTGTCCAGAGGCACGGCACTGCCACATGGTGGACACTGGTGGTACTGGggcccagccttccaagtaggaCCCCAGTTCCCCAGATCTAATAGTCTCTCTTGACAGCCCCCATCATCTAAATAGAGGGGAGATGAACAAAGTGGAGTAAGGACGCATTTCCAAATCACACCCACTTCCCCCACAGCTTTCTCCCCGTCAAGCTTCTTGGAGAAACTAAGGAGAAAAGCTAGCATGAGGCCCACCCTCATGAATTCAAGGTGGAGGGGTCTGGGTCCCCCCGTTTAAAGCCAGTgaggactgggtgcagtggctcatgtctataatcctagcaccttgggaggctgaggtgagaggatcgcttgagatcaccctgggcaatacaacaagaccctgtctgtacaaaagaataaaaaataaattagcctggcgtggtggcacgcacttgtagacttagctactctggaggctgaggtggaagaatcacttaacccgggaggtcgaggctgcagtgacccaggccaccacactccagcctggatgacaaagtgagaccctgtctcaaaaatataaaaactaaaataaaaaataaagccagtGAGGAAATGTGGTCAGGACGGCTGAGACTGGGAACCAAGAACTGCTGTACTTGCCTTGCTTTGTTGTCAATAGCTCTTAAAGCTCCATTTTCTACCCCCATTAATAGGCCTGAAGggtggtgcagtggctcacgcctataacctcagcactttaggaggctaaggcaagtggattgcttgggcccaggagttcaagaccagcctgggcaacatagcaagaccccatctctatgaaaaatttaaaaattattcaggtgtggtggtgtgcacctgaagtcccagctactaaggaggctgaggcagaacgattgcctgagcccaggagttcaaggctgcagtgagcaatgattgtgccactgcactccagcctggacaacagattgAGACCttacctaaataaaataaaataaaatttaaattccaaaaatttaagaaaaaaaagacctggCACTACTTCTAGGATGCCCCAAATTTAGGCAACTCTCACAGTCACTTGAAAGAGAAGTGGCAGCTGGGTATATGCCCTCCCAAGTGTCATGCCCCTTGACAGTCCTGGTGGACTCTGCCCTGTGCAAGAttgcatcaccaccaccaccacctctctgggcttccccAGACATCACAGGAACACattccccaccccaacccccccGCTCTGGCCCTCCTCCACATCATGCTGCAGGCCAACTGGACTCTGGGCAGCCAGCACAGGCAGGGTCAGGGGGTGACTTCTGTGCCTCGTGGCACTGCCATCTGGGCCTGAGCAAGAGAGTTCCATTCTCCGACCCACCCAACCCCTCACCCCTGTCCCAACATCAATGCTAGAAATAAAGAGACCAGAATTTTCCTTCTGGCCTAAGGGCCCCAGAGAAATACCCACTGGAGCTCACAGCTGCCTCATGGAAACTGCTGCAGCAGTGGTGAAGCTAGAAAGACTAGAGGTATGAGGGAAAATTGCCCTTCCCCACCTGGCTCATAAGGCGTTCCCTCCCCCAAGTTCCAGACCTTGGGGACTGAGCATGTGAAATCATCCTCTTTCTTGCATCATGCGTGTCCACATtgcacccccccacccccataccCCTACTTCAGGCCCAGTCACCATGGCCAGATGGTGAAACCTGAGCTGGTGGGGAGGAGGACCTCCACCCCCTGCAGGGGCCTGATGGGCAGCACAGCTGGCCAATCCTGGGACTCAGAGGGTAGGTCGGCTGGCTGACCACTAGGTTTGGAAGCCCCAGGCAGCTGGCTCTAAAGAGGCCCCAGGTCAGTAGCCAGACATGAGCTGTGAGGGTCAAGCACAGCTATCCATCAGATGATCTACTTTCAGCCTTCCTGAGTCCCAGGCAATAGAAGACAGGTGGCTCTACCCTTGGCCAAGGGTGGGTGTGGCAGTGGTGTCTGCTGTCACTGTTCCTTCATTGGCCCCCAGCAATCAGACTCAGCAGACGGAGCAACTGCCATCCGAGGCTCCCGAACCAGGGCCATTCACCAGGAGCATGGGGCTCCCTGATGTCCAGCTCTGGCTGGTGCTGCTGTGGACATTGGTGCGGGCACAGGGGACAGGGTCTGTGTGTCCCTCCTGTGGGGGCTCCAAACTGGCACCCCAAGCAGAACGAGCTCTGGTGCTGGAGCTAGCCAAGCAGCAAATCCTGGAGGGGTTGCACCTGACCAGTCGTCCCAGAATAACTCATCCTCCACCCCAGGCAGCGCTGACCAGAGCCCTCCGGAGACTACAGCCGGGGAGTGTGGCTCCAGGGAATGGGGAGGAGGTCATCAGCTTTGCTACTGTCACAGGTGGGTGATGGAGAGAGCAACAGGCAGAGAGCAGACAGGTAAAGGGAGGCAGAAGGGGAGCCTGGCAGGAGCACCAGAGGGAGTGGGGTGtggcaggagaaggaggaggtggggcagggacTGGTTACAGAGGACACAAAGCAATCTCTACTTTTCTAAAGGTGGGTTCGAGGGAGATCAGTGGGCAGGGCTCGGGGAGTCTCAGAGGAGAGCTTCATCTCTgctcacattttctttcccttctctgtctttCGGGCAGACTCCACTTCAGCCTACAGCTCCCTGCTTACCTTTCACCTGTCCACTCCTCAGTCCCATCACCTGTACCATGCCCGCCTGTGGCTGCACATGCTCCCCACCCTTCCTGGCACTCTTTGCTTGAGGATCTTCCGATGGGGACCAAGGAGGAGGCACCAAGGGTCCCGCACCCTTCTGGCTGAGCACCACATCACCAACCTGGGCTGGCATGCCTTAACTCTGCCCTCTAGTGGCTTGAGGAGTGAGAAGTCTGGTGTCCTGAAACTGCAACTAGACTGCAGACCCCTAGAAGGCAACAACAGCACAGTTACTGGACAACCAAGGCGGCTCCTGGACACAGCAGGACACCAGCAGCCCTTCCTAGAGCTTAAGATCCGAGCCAATGAGCCTGGAGCAGGTCGGGCCAGGAGGAGGACCCCCACCTGTGAGCCTGCAACCCCCTTATGTTGCAGGCGAGATCATTACGTAGACTTCCAGGAACTGGGATGGCGGGACTGGATACTGCAGCCCGAGGGGTACCAGCTGAATTACTGCAGTGGGCAGTGCCCTCCCCACCTGGCTGGCAGCCCGGGCATTGCTGCCTCTTTCCATTCTGCcgtcttcagcctcctcaaagcCAACAATCCTTGGCCTGCCAGTACCTCCTGCTGTGTCCCTACTGCCCGAAGGCCCCTTTCTCTCCTCTACCTGGATCATAATGGCAATGTGGTCAAGACGGATGTGCCAGATATGGTGGTGGAGGCCTGTGGCTGCAGCTAGCAAGAGGACCTGGGGCTTTGGAGTGAAGAGACCAAGATGAAGTTTCCCAGGCACAGGGCATCTGCGGCTGGAGGCATCAGATTCCTGATCCACACCCCAACCCAACAACCACCTGGCAATATGACTCACTTGACCCCTATGGAACCCAAATGGGCACTTTCTTGTCTGAGACTCTGGCTTGTTCCAGGTTGGCTGATGTGTTGGCAGATGGGTAAAGCATTTGTTCTAAAGGGGTCTACTCAGAAAGCATGATTTTCCTGCCCTAAGTCCTGTAAGATGTCAGGGactagggagggagggagggaaggcagagaaAAATTAGCCTCTCCCAAGATGAGAAAGTCCTCAagtgagaggaggaggaagcagataGATGGTCCAGCAGGCTTGAAGCAGGGTAAGCAGGCTGGCCCAGGGTAAGGCCTGTTGAAGCGCCTTAAGGGAGGGTCAAGAGGGAGATGGGCAAGACGCTGAGGGAGGATGCTTAGAGGACCCCCAGAAACAGGAGTCAGGAAAGAGAGGTACTAAGCCTAAGAAGTTCCCTGGTTTTTCCCAGGGGACAGGACCCACTGGGAGACAAgcatttatactttcttttttcttttctttttcctttctttttcttttttttttttttttgagacggagtctcgctctgtcatcaggctagagtgcagtggcacgatctcggctcactgcaaactccgcctcccagtttcaagtgattctcctgcctcagctttctgagtagctgggattacaggtgcccactaatttttgtattcttagtagagacgaggtttcaacatgttggccaggatggtctcgatctcttgacctcgtgatccacccgacttagcctcccaaagtgctgggattacaggcgtgagccaccgcgcccggcttatactttcttaataaaaaggagaaagaaaatcaataaatgtgactcataAAGAAGGGTTCAGGTGATGGTCCGGAGCAACAGTTCTCCAAGTGTGTTCCGTAGGCTTCTGGGAGGTCCCTCTTCAGGGGTGTCCAcaaagtcaaaactattttcataataatactaacatGTTATTTGCCTTTTGAATTCTCATTATCTTAAAATTgtacagtggagttttccagaggctgTGTGACATGTGATTACATCATCTTTCTGACATCATTGTTAATGGAATGTGTGCTTGTATAGTCTTGTGTTagtctttttcagttttaatttctaatgtagtgaatgtttttttttttttgtttttgttttttttttttgagacagagtctcactctgtcacccagctggagtgcagtggcgtgatctcggctcactgcgacctccacctcccaggttcaagcgattctcctgcctcagcctcccaagtagctgggactacaggtctgcgccaccacgcccagctatttttttgtatttttagtagagacagggtttcgccatgttggccaggctggtctcggactcctgacctgaggtgatctgcctgccttggccttccaaagtgctgcaattacaggtctgagccaccgtgaCTGACCTAATGACTTTTAAGAGTATAGAGgaaaccaaaaagtttgagacTCACTGGTCTACAGAACTGGGTGGGGAGAAGAAAGTAACGTGTTCTAAGAGAGCTCCTCTTGCTGGGCACcagtggtcccagttacttgggaggctaaggtgggaagaccgcttaaacccaggagttcaaggctatgaTCACACTTGTGAatagcctctgcactccagcctgggcaaatagtgagaccccatcccaaacaaaaataaatgcatacatacctACATCCATAAATAGCTCCTCTGGAAGAAGGGGCTTGAGGCTGGGACAGGAGCATGTGGGGTGCCTTTTTTTCAGTGACCATTAGTCTGGTCTGATTAAGCTGGGTCTCTGACCTCCTGGGGATAACTAGTCTGGGTCAAAGTCCCTGACCTCCTCCTACCTTcaccttttcttttcccccttgaCTCTCAGACTGAACAGTTAACCCACTGACCTTCCAGACCCAAGGGGGTGGTTCTTGGAAGCAGAGCTAGAATGTGGGAGGTCTGCCTGTGAGGTTGAAAAAAAGGGGAGAGGGTGCTCCTTTTCTCTATCatgctttctcctctttctcataAAAATCAGAGACTGAAATGCTGCCCCTCCCCTATATCCAGTCACGATGGCAACGCAAATCTAAAGAGGCAGAGCACTTGCCTGTCAGGCAGTACCGCTGGGCatagcaatctctgcctctccgTTTCTCTGAGCTCACCTATCCACCTCCTGGGCTTCTAAATGGGCTTTAGTGAGGGGACCTGTCTGGGCTCCTCCTTCAGCTTCCCCAGCTCTTCTGCTTCGACTCCGAGCGGGTGTCATGTGTGAGAACGGCCAGCAGAGGGAGTAGAAAGCCTGGAAGAGCCGCTAGAGCCTGCAGTGGCGTGGTGCAGaggggcctcagtttccagaaCTTCGAGACGCAGAGCCGGGGTTCCCCGGAAAGGGGCTTCAGTCCCAGTGCTCCTTGGTGACCTCATGAACACACACCCTGCATCCAGAGCCTCAGCCGCTGCTCCTTGCTTTTATGCTCCAGAGACTCCTCACCTTCTGCCAGAGCCCCCAACCCCTCAACTTGATTTGCcccaaaccccagctctgccccagCAGCTCCAAGTTCCATCCAAAGGGTGAGGCCTGCCGATAAACCACAGGATGACAGAATGCTCAGTTAGCACCAACCAAAGGCGACTACCCCACCTCCACTATTATCGTTCTCGGTTGAACTCCCCCTGCCCTGCAATATTTTCCTCAATCTGGTTGTGGGAGCCTCTTTGGGACCAGCCGATCCAAAAATCCAAGCCGGGATTTACTACCTACCAACAGCAGCGTGTTCAGCGGCGGGggggggagggggttgggggggcGTAGGCAGTATAGGGTCCCTCAAGGGAGGGGGAGGATCCTGGGGGTCCTGGGGGTGCAATAAGCCCGGCACCCCCTCTCTTGCTTCCAGCTACCCCGCCTCATCCTCCAGAACGGCAAGAGGGAGGGAAATAGAAGGGAGGTGAGGGGCGAGCGGGAAGAGCGGCGGCGCGCCAGCGGCTGGAGCGAGAAAAAGTTtttgcaaaagggaaaaaaaaagtttgcgcTTCTCGCGGGTGGTCCGGGCTTGCGGCCCGGCGGGCTGGGCCGGCGGGAGGGCTGGGGGCCAggttgggggggtgggggtggcatcGAGGCTGCGCTGCCGTGGCCCTCTCCGCCCCCCCTCCCCACCGCACACCCCCCAGCCCAGACTCCAGCCCTGGACCGCGCATCCCGAGCCCAGCGCCCAGACAGAGGTGAGAAGGAGGGGCAGGCGGGGGACCACCTGGGAGCAGTGGGGGAGGGGGCCTGAGGGGATGCTCAGCTTCCTAGGGACTCATCCCAGACCCGGGACATAGAGGCAAAATAGGGGTGGGAGAGTCTGGAGTGAGACATTAGAAACTCCAAATTTATCACTTGTATCTTTctctaaatattctttttcttcctttttttcttctgtcagtCTGTGTATCTCTGTATTAGGGAACCGTGGGTCTTTGTCTCAGCCTCTCCTATATATTAGAAATATCTCACTTTCATGCGGTTGAGCTGAAGAGGCTGGAGGGATGGCTAGTTGGAGGTCTGCGTTGTAGAGAGGGAACTCCAGGTGTGTGTCTGCGCGTGGGGCAGGAAGACGTCAGTGTTCCTGAAAGGAGGGGACTGCAAAGGAGGGAGCTCCAGGTGGGGTGGGGACGGGTGTGTGGGAGGCAACAGAACTA
This sequence is a window from Theropithecus gelada isolate Dixy chromosome 11, Tgel_1.0, whole genome shotgun sequence. Protein-coding genes within it:
- the INHBE gene encoding inhibin beta E chain isoform X2, which encodes MLEIKRPEFSFWPKGPREIPTGAHSCLMETAAAVVKLERLEAALTRALRRLQPGSVAPGNGEEVISFATVTDSTSAYSSLLTFHLSTPQSHHLYHARLWLHMLPTLPGTLCLRIFRWGPRRRHQGSRTLLAEHHITNLGWHALTLPSSGLRSEKSGVLKLQLDCRPLEGNNSTVTGQPRRLLDTAGHQQPFLELKIRANEPGAGRARRRTPTCEPATPLCCRRDHYVDFQELGWRDWILQPEGYQLNYCSGQCPPHLAGSPGIAASFHSAVFSLLKANNPWPASTSCCVPTARRPLSLLYLDHNGNVVKTDVPDMVVEACGCS
- the INHBC gene encoding inhibin beta C chain translates to MTSSLLLAFFLLAPTTVATPRAGGQCPACGGPTLELESQRELLLHLAKRSILDKLHLSQRPTLNRPVSRAALRTALQRLHGVPQGALPEDNREQECEIISFAETGLSTINKTRLDFHFSSDRTAGDREVQQASLMFFVQLPSNTTWTLKVRVLVLGPHNTNLTLATQYLLEVDASGWHQLLLGPEAQAAYSQGHLTLELVPEGQVAQSSVILGGAAHRPFVAARVRVRGKHRIHRRGIDCQEGSRMCCRQEFFVDFREIGWHDWIIQPEGYAMNFCIGQCPLHVAGMPGIAASFHTAVLNLLKANTAAGTTGGGSCCVPTARRPLSLLYYDRDSNIVKTDIPDMVVEACGCS
- the INHBE gene encoding inhibin beta E chain isoform X1, whose translation is MGLPDVQLWLVLLWTLVRAQGTGSVCPSCGGSKLAPQAERALVLELAKQQILEGLHLTSRPRITHPPPQAALTRALRRLQPGSVAPGNGEEVISFATVTDSTSAYSSLLTFHLSTPQSHHLYHARLWLHMLPTLPGTLCLRIFRWGPRRRHQGSRTLLAEHHITNLGWHALTLPSSGLRSEKSGVLKLQLDCRPLEGNNSTVTGQPRRLLDTAGHQQPFLELKIRANEPGAGRARRRTPTCEPATPLCCRRDHYVDFQELGWRDWILQPEGYQLNYCSGQCPPHLAGSPGIAASFHSAVFSLLKANNPWPASTSCCVPTARRPLSLLYLDHNGNVVKTDVPDMVVEACGCS